One Pyrus communis chromosome 13, drPyrComm1.1, whole genome shotgun sequence genomic window carries:
- the LOC137712175 gene encoding uncharacterized protein: METYTTWNHHGEQIQCASSSHITRQVETVESVVDPNKQIMDIINDAFSNASSNTNEEVKDDVPPTMDSEAFEKYEKLLKSAKQELYPGCERFSVLMVIVELMHGKIKFCMSNQCFDYFLGVFKRMFPKDNRMPKDHKSAKKVLSGTGLGKEKFMHVKIIAFYSTKRMKRWINALLKRFYMSMHTASDMRWHKDRRVDDNVMRHPADGYAWKEFHRLYPDFGREPQKNKTAFFNGIELHPRPREWFEDEIVAQVNRLDFALLEKSLNRTKPDIHLNWTHNTKLFERPYWSKLKLRHNIDVMHVEKNVFDTLVETILDIKGKTKDTIKAQIDLEKMGIRPGLWMTKDGDIARKKLASFSVKSNKRKVFAVSIFYTIFG, from the exons ATGGAGACCTATACTACATGGAATCATCATGGAGAACAAATACAATGTGCTTCATCCTCACACATTACTCGACAAGTAGAGACAGTTGAATCTGTTGTGGatccaaataaacaaattatgGACATTATCAATGATGCTTTTTCAAACGCTAGTTCGAATACGAATGAGGAAGTAAAAGATGATGTCCCTCCCACCATGGACAGTGaagcatttgaaaaatatgaaaaactattaaaaagtgCCAAGCAAGAATTATACCCCGGTTGCGAAAGATTTTCGGTGCTCATGGTCATTGTTGAGTTGATGCATggcaaaataaagttttgtatgTCGAACCagtgttttgattactttttgggggttttcaagagGATGTTTCCAAAGGATAATCGCATGCCTAAAGATCATAAAAGTGCAAAGAAGGTGCTGAGTGGTACTGGAttgggaaaagaaaaattcatgcATGTAAAAATAATTGCATTTTATTCTACAAAGAGAATGAAGCgttggataaatgccct GTTGAAGCGATTTTATATGTCGATGCACACTGCAAGCGACATGAGGTGGCATAAGGATAGACGAGTGGATGACAATGTTATGAGACATCCTGCAGATGGATATGCCTGGAAAGAGTTTCATCGGCTATACCCCGATTTTGGACGTGAGCCCCAGAAG AACAAGACAGCCTTCTTCAATGGCATAGAGCTTCACCCAAGACCCAGAGAATGGTTCGAAGATGAAATTGTGGCTCAGGTGAATCGTTTGGATTTTGCTCTATTGGAAAAATCCCTAAATAGGACAAAACCAGACATACATTTGAACTGGACACACAATACGAAGTTATTCGAGCGCCCGTACTGGtccaaattaaagttgagacaCAACATCGATGtaatgcatgttgagaaaaatgtgtttgatacaCTGGTCGAAACTATACTAGACATCAAGGGAAAAACAAAGGACACAATAAAAGCTCAGATTGATCTAGAAAAAATGGGCATTAGGCCAGGTTTATGGATGACGAAGGACGGAGACATAGCCAGAAAGAAGCTTGCATCGTTTTCGGTGAAATCGAATAAAAGGAAAGTTTTTGCAGTTTCTATCTTCTATACCATTTTCGGATAG